In Kangiella koreensis DSM 16069, the DNA window AGACTCGATACCATAATGTAATCGCTTAGGTGATAGTCCACAGGCGGCAGCGTTTTGCGATAACTCTTATCATTGCGGTTTTCAGTAACCGTAAGCTCTTCATCATTGATAAAAGATGTTTCCACTCGCAACTGTGGCTCTTCTGAATAGAGTCTCCCGCCGAGTAGTTCATAGGGAGCCTGGTTAGCGAAGTATAACTCTCGGACGTAACGAAACTGAAAGCGACGACCTTGAACTCGCCCTTCCATAAAGTCATCCTCTATAACCGTATATTGATCGCCTTGCTCAAGAAGCTCAACGCTTGCTCGACCTACAGCCTGATTATGCCAATTGATTTGATACCACTGCTTGAAAGGTTCGATGGTGGCTAAGTCATAGCGGTATTTAGGAGAGGATTCTCGCAGTCCCAGCCACAATAGGGCTGCAACTGCGAGTATTAATACACAGAACGTAAAAGAGCGATGTTTAAATTGCGTCGTTGGCCTCATCATGTGGGGCTATTTTAAAGTTCAGCATCCCATAAATAAAGGAAACTATAGGATTTACCAGGTTAAAGAAGGCATAAACCCAGTAAGCACCGGTTGCGACACCTAAGGTGGCCGCCATATAAGCACCACAAGTATTCCATGGAATCAATGGCGAGGTAATGGTTCCGGCATCCTCGAGGGTTCTCGATAGATTTTTAGCATCCAGCCCGCGCCGCTTAAATTCAGCACGATACATACGTCCGGGCAGAACAATGGCAATGTACTGATCTGCGGCAATAATGTTCATACCGATACAGGTCAATAGAACCGAACCGATTAAAGAGCCGGTGGATTTAGCCATACCAATAATGGAATAAACCAGTTTATGCAACAAGCCTGTTTTCTCCATAGCCGCACCGAAACTCATTGCACAAATAATCAACCAGACCGTATTGAGCATGCTTGTCATGCCGCCACGGCTTAATAGTCCATCAAAGATCTCATCTCCGGTACTAATGGAAAAGCCGCTAAACATCGCTGTCCAGACCGCAGAGACATATTGCATGGCCACGGATAAATCGCTGTTATTGACAAACTTGGTAATCACATCGCCTTGAGTCAACATGGCGAATATACCACCAAGCAAAGCACCGATTAGAATCGTCGCAACCGCAGGCACTTTTTTGATAGCCATGGCAAATACAGCAACCAACGGAATCAAAGACCAAAGTGTGATATTAAAATTGGCGTCGAGTAATGCAAGCGTTGACTCAAGCTCTAAATTTTCAGCAGGCACATCACTAGTTAACCCGAAATAAGTAAAAAGTATTAACGCTATAATTAAAGATGGTGTTGTTGTCCAGACCATGTGGCGAATATGAGTAAACAAATCCGTACCGGTCACAGCAGGCGCGAGGTTAGTGGTATCTGAAAGTGGCGACATCTTATCACCAAAATAAGCTCCAGAAATAATCGCACCAGCGGTTATTGCTGGGTCTAATCCCAAGCCCTGTGAAATACCGATAAGGCCAATACCGACCGTACCTGCAGTAGTCCAGGAACTACCAATACTCACTGCAACAATGGCACAAATAATACAGCTTGCCACATAGAAATAATCGGGCGACAAAATCTGCAAACCGTAATAAATCATGGTAGGAACAGTACCTGCCAAAATCCATGTGCCGATTAAAGAACCCACCATTAATAGAATCAGCATTGCACCCATGGCTAAGCTAATGCCATCAACAATACCAGCTTCCAACTCCTTCCAAGTCTGGCCATTAAACAAACCAATTAATACTGCGATAGCAGCACTTAAAATTAGAGCTATCTGATTGGCCCCATAAGAGGAGTCGCTACCGAATAATTTTACGGAGAAAAAAAGCAGTACAATTAAAAAAACTACAGGCACAAGAGCCTGTAGCATACTCGGCTGTCTATCCGATGAATCAACCATAATCTTTCCTAGTTAAAGTTCTCAGGGCTACTTTCTGTAACCGGTATTTTTATCTGTATCTAAGGCTTTATAACGATCACGAAGCTTGGTCGAACGATTTTCCATGCTGGTGGCTTTGCCATCAATCCAAACCTGTTCAGACAAAGTCGTCACTTCAAGTGGATCTCCACTCCAAAGAACCAACTCAGCTTTAAAGCCTTCTGCAATCTTGCCGTAAGCATCGTCGCCACCAAAATAGCTGGCAGGCATTGTAATCATGGCTGCTAACGCCTTGTCGTAGTCCATGCCGTAAGCAACTGCATTCCCT includes these proteins:
- the nhaC gene encoding Na+/H+ antiporter NhaC codes for the protein MVDSSDRQPSMLQALVPVVFLIVLLFFSVKLFGSDSSYGANQIALILSAAIAVLIGLFNGQTWKELEAGIVDGISLAMGAMLILLMVGSLIGTWILAGTVPTMIYYGLQILSPDYFYVASCIICAIVAVSIGSSWTTAGTVGIGLIGISQGLGLDPAITAGAIISGAYFGDKMSPLSDTTNLAPAVTGTDLFTHIRHMVWTTTPSLIIALILFTYFGLTSDVPAENLELESTLALLDANFNITLWSLIPLVAVFAMAIKKVPAVATILIGALLGGIFAMLTQGDVITKFVNNSDLSVAMQYVSAVWTAMFSGFSISTGDEIFDGLLSRGGMTSMLNTVWLIICAMSFGAAMEKTGLLHKLVYSIIGMAKSTGSLIGSVLLTCIGMNIIAADQYIAIVLPGRMYRAEFKRRGLDAKNLSRTLEDAGTITSPLIPWNTCGAYMAATLGVATGAYWVYAFFNLVNPIVSFIYGMLNFKIAPHDEANDAI